GAATAAACCGTATGCTGGAATGAATGtagttagtttttaaggtgccaccggactccttAGTCTGGGACTTCTTGGTCTTGGAAGCATTTTGGAGGATATctggaccaccccccccccaaagggctgatggtttattatttttttaatgatctcATTTTTTGAGGAAGTCCCTCCTAGCAAACACACCAGTAAAatgtaaagggagggggagagcatcAGAGAAaccaagtgattttttaaaattgttcctaGTGGAATGCAATGTAAAATCCAGTGATTTATTGGATTCGTATTCTACTGATATTGGTTGCCTGATCAGGATAGCCAGATACCATCAGAGCTCAGAAACTAAACAAGGTCGGCCCTGGCTGGCCATTTGTATGGGAGGCCAGCGAGGAACACCAGAGTCACAGACACTGACCAATAGGTCCTGTGCCATAAACACACGGACACGTTTTGCAATGCAGCCCTTGTCTCAACAAATGCACAGGAAGAGCCGTGGGGATAATTTGCCCAGCAATGATGTATCCCAGCTTTCCGCGTTCAGGAAGCACATTATCCTTTGCCCCAAAACATCTGGATCACATAACATCACCGCTTCACGACTGTGAACCTTCAACATGCTTTTCTACGACGTATTAAGAAAGAGACGTTCTTTAGAACAAATCTACCTGTTCTCTGCTAGAAGTAAAAGCTCATTGGTTGAGGTTCAAAGCTAACTCATATTGAGTCAGGTCCTTGGCCTatcaggtttttgttttgctagagatgtcagggattgaacctgggaccttctgcctgccaagcagaggctctgcccctgagccagggtcccagatcaaggccttccccatcccctcctgcctggtcctttaactggagatgccggggattgaacctgggaccttctgcaggccaagcagagctctgcccctgagccagggtcccagatcaagaccttccccatcccctcctgcctggtcctttcaactggagattgaTTATTGGCAGGCTACACCAGGGCCAGTTCATTAAGACCACCTCCACACCTCCAGATTTACACCTCGTGGATTAAAGATGAGACACAAGATGAGactctcttttctctctgctgGTAACAATATCAACATTTCCAGGGTGCATTAGACACGTACGGAATCCTCATTAAAGATAAACGGCCTCTCGCGAGCCGGTTTTAATTGAGTTTTACGCTTTAAGACATACGGGGAAGAACGGGAGATATGtctctctctgcagccatttaaTTAGAGTGTAATagatttcttctcccccccttcatgCTCCCTAATATTTCTACTGGGAATCTAGCTAGGATGAGATATCAGAATCGGATTACACGGAGGCCTTCCCCTTTGGACCGGGGACAGGAGAATAAAAAGGGAGAAGACCCAGTTGTGGGTTGTGTAATATCatcaacaaactgataatttgaaaaaaaaaaaaaacttctgaggATTCAGACTTCCTCTATCTTCCTCTATCTCTAGAGCGCTGGGGAATTACAATCTATCTTGAACCCATAACGGCCCCTTATAGTGAATGAGATtcttagtccatcaaggtcagtattgtctgctcagactggaagcCGCTCTCTGAGATCTCAGGCCGGACGTCTTTCCCGTCACCTCTGGCCAGaacctttagctggagatgccagggattgaacctggggccttcatgtagaggctctgcccctgagctactTCCCCACTCCTGGtctgctgtccatggtcctgaccTTGCTACGGGTGAGATGGTCCCACCAGGGAaggttcaacctggagaagaggaagctaagaggggacaggagggctctctggaagtatctgaaaggttgtcatttggaggagggcagggataggttcctgttggcagcagaggatcgaacctgcagtaatgggtttaagctacgtgGAGAATAGTacgggctagatatcaggaaaatgtttttcacagtcagagtagttcagcagtgggataggatgcctaaggaggtggggagctccccctcactggccgtcttcaagcagcggctggacatagACTTATCTtaggtgcttgaggctgatccagcattgagccgggggtgggactagatggcctgtgtggccccttccggctctatgattctacttctggctccacctcttcctgtcacatgatcaTGTGCTTGACGCTCAGCGGAGCTGGTTCTGAGGCCTGGAGCTGAAGGCCCACTTGTTCTTAGCTCTGTGTGTGGTTCGCCGTGCTGTTGGGGAGGTCAAGAGTTAGGGAGGGCTATCTCTCTGCacgtttggcatgcagaaggtcccaggttcgatccccagcatctcctgttcaAGCTTCAGGCTGTAGGTGGAATTTTGCAACCCATCTGGCTGTCACAACTCAAATACCACCGTtcaaaataaacaagcaagcatCGGTACAAAGCACACCCGGATTTCTTTGGCTGCGAAAGGCAGCTTTCCCTTCTGCATGGGAGAGACAGCCCTTTTCCGGGGTAGCCTGTCAGAGAAGGACGCTTCGTGCCGGGAATGGCGCAAATTGAATTTCCATCTCCAAAGGGacccatcccttcctcttcctgaccGAGCTGAAATGcaggccagagggggagggggacacagagACTCCAGCGAGCAAGAAGCCCCCTTTGTTACCACTGGCTTGTTTCCACCCACGTATAGCAGCGTATATTGGCTCACATCCCCCGTGCTCCTCAGGCTGGGGCCCTGGAGGAGCAAGAAGAAAAGAGGTTTGATGAGGGGTGTGTGTAGATTGGCCTACCCCAGTTCAACAGGTctggggggggaagcagagagggtaaggagaggaaagagggagATCAAGCGGGGCAGAAATAGACACAGAGGGACTTTGATGAAGCCGTCCCAGTTTGTTGACCATCCTGGGTGTCAGAAAAAGCCATCTAGGTTTGAAGCTCCGTTGAACCCCAGCAGCAGTAGTAAAACAGAGGAAAACAAGATGGCCAGTCCTTGAGCTGAAATTCCCTCTCCAAGGAGCAGTGTGGACTTCAGTCCCTAGCCAAAATAAATATTCTCAGTCAGGCAGGAGGTGTAATTGGGTTTGGCTTCATCAGTTATTcattggggaaaggggggaaaaacacacacacacacacacacacacacaatgacttTTTCCCTCCCaacttcttcttccccctccctcctccatcacAGCCTGGAGGAGAATGAAAGTGTAAATTATTAAGTGAGTTTGtgcagtgtggggaggggggagagggaaagctgGTGAGAAAGTCTGTCATGGACTACGAAGGGCAGGTGAAGTGACTCTCCCGTCTGCAGCTAGGGAAGACCAGAACTGGTGGTGGGTAAGACCtggggctcaggggcagagcctctgtttgacaggcagaaggtcccaggttcaatccccggcatctccagttaaaggaccaggcaggaggggatggggaaggccttgatctgggatcctggctcaggggcagagcctctgcttggcaggctgaagggccccggttcaatccctggcatctccagttaaaggaccaggcaggaggggatggggaaggccttgatctgggaccctggctcagtggcagaacttcTACttggcctgccttgcagggtccatccccagcatctgcaCAAACCAGGCAGTATCTGCACGATAAACCTCTTGTGCTGTTTACCAACTGTATTATCCTCTGTGAAACAGGAAATGATAGCTAAAGCACGTTATCCAACTTGGGTggaagtgagcttccatggcagaatggggattcgaactcgGGTATCCCAGATCCTGGCCTGGCACTTTAAGCATGGCACCGCCACAAGCGTGTTCCTTGGGGTCGCCTACAAAACCCCAGAACAATTCTGCGCCTTGCCACGGACTGCCTCTTTAAGGGAATTTATCCCAAGAAAGGGAGGGATAAAAACTGGGCTTCTGCTTTCAATTGGGCAAGATCAGCATATCTCTTGAAAGTTTGCAGCCTGTCTGCTGGGGAGGGCCGGGTTAGGAGAAGGCCCAGAGAAGGCCCGGCAGGGGCAAAAGAGATCTATAGATCCCAGGCGGGTGTCCAGGGGGTTTCTCTGGACCCCTCAAAGACAACCTGGGTGACGACAATTAAGCGGGGGATAGGAAGCACTGCATTTTAAAGCAAGGAGCTGGGAGAGGCTGGCGTTTTTTTGGAGAGGCCTGTGTGGAAATtcactccccctcctttccccctggctCACACGGAATTGTAGGCAGGACTTGGTTGTTATTAATAACATTTTTGGAATGTGTGAGTCGGAACGGGGTCGGATGTAACTTTTGTGCAGTTTTCTGGCTGGAACTCTGCAGATGAACAAGCGAACGGGAGCCTGCAAAGAGGTAAAACGaaattggggatttttttttttaaacgccgTCTGCCTTTCAATGATAAAGGCTTCCCACACCCAAATGCATTTTGGCTTCTCTCTCTGGGCTTCTTCTGAATCTCGAGGTGCTTCCGAAACCAGATAGAAGCCCTTGGTTTCTTCAGTGAGTTGACTCTGGGCTGGGGTTTGCAGGGGGGGAcagctctggagattttgggggtggagcctgagaggggtggggcttggggagaggcagggggggATTTCAAAGGGGTGCAATGCCGTAGATCCCAAAATTGGCCactgtctctaggggaactggatTTCCAAAATTGGCCActgtcttcagaggaactgattgttatcttctggacaccattagatgttccagatctccagctgctacctggaggctggcaaccccctgGTAACAGTGATTATCTGTGGGTATTTTGACAGCTCAGGCATGGAAAGAGCTTAGCAGGGGagaaagggctgcagcagaccagaaATAAGGAAGTCGATGAGGTCAGCTCCACACCCATAGAGGAGCCAAAGACCGGGAAATAATTTTATCTTGCGGAACGAGAAACAGAACATAAACCGTGTCCTCAGGCTCTCTTGCAGAATGGCTTCCGGGCAGCTTTCTTGAAAGCAAAAAAGGCAAAACAGCAAACGGGCATTCATTCCCCCCCAAGCCGTCGACGAGGCAGTCTTGCACGGCGGAATGCTGCGTTAGACAGCTAGCGTCTCAAGGGAGGATGTGGCTTTCTCCCTGCGAAGCTACATTTCTGGCTGCAGGGATCCccgtttggggggaggagggagttctGCCGCGTGAAATCTCCTGGGCCATCTGAAGCGGGACTTACAATctagcagcaggaaagagccaaagtccaggagcacctaaaACACGAACAAAATTCGTGGCGGGGGTGAAGCTTTCACACAactccctgctcccttcttcagatacagctagaaggTGGGTCCATCTGGCATTTATGAAATCACTCCACTCCTCAAGGTTTAAGGACAGACGGACTCACCTTCCGGCGGGAAAAAAGAGCCAGAATTCAGGAGCAGCTTAAAGACTCTCAAAACGTATAGCTGGAGAGTTTCCATGCGTCACTGAGACAGCAAGTGTCCCATGGCCCTATAAACCCGGACAAAATTTGCGGCCGATTACAAGCTTTCACCAGTCCCCGCTCAATCCTTCAGACCCGAAGAAGCGAGCAGTGAAAGACGCTCTTTCCCCATCACTTTGTCGGTCTCGAAGCCGCTCCTggtctcttttctcctgctgtgaCAGACTAATCTCTCGATCTGTCCTCAAAGGCGGAACGACAGTGAGCAAAACGCAGAAAACGTGAGAAAACCCTCTGTGTTCGTGCGAGGGGGAGAAATCGGTGTGGGATTTCTCCCTGTGTTTGGCTCTGTTTGGTCTCCAAAGGCAACACAGCCGTCGCGACAGGGATGCCAGACAttcctaaaaaccaaaatagGGAAGACCCTGGGAAGTAACGATGCTGAGATGGCTTGGAGGAAGCTGGCTTGCGATTTTGTTTTGACGTTTCCTCTGTTCCCGGCcactgctctctccttccctaaGGCAGCAGGTCCCGTTCTCCGTGAGAACTTCCCAGGGGAACcccggcctttcccctatatcctgctttaatggactcggccacaagcagTTCATAgacgagtgggaaggggccagacaggccgtcgagtctaaccccctgctcaaagtagGTCTAAACATCCAGGAGAAAAATCAGTTCCTGGCATTGCTGTGAAAACAGGAAACCGGGCTCTTCCACTGACCTTgacgtcccaggttcaatccccggcatctccagttaaaggaccaggcaggaggggatggggaaggccttgatctgggaccctggctcaggggcagagcctctgcttggcaggcaggaggtcccaggttcaatccccggcatctccagttaaaggaccaggcaggaggggatggggaaggccttgatctgggaccctggctcaggggcagagcctctgcttggcaggcagaaggtccccggttcaatccccggcatctccagttaaaggaccaggcaggaggggagggggaaggccttgatctgggaccctggctcaggggcagagcctctgcttggcaggcagaaggtcccaggttcaatccccggcatctcccattaaaggaagaggcaggaggtGACCCAGAGTGTCgaactggatgggccataggtctgacccaacatggcttttcttatgttcttagttttgggtcagtgatgctctgtcctcttggggcttgggagggcaacagtgggagggcatctggaggtccagccctgctggtggacctcttgatgggaCCTGGGATTGGGCCACAGAGTGTGTGACTAGATGGGCCaccggcctgatccaacagggctcctctTACGTCCTCAATGTTTCAGAAAGTTGACTGGAGCAACATAACCGCTACCCACcacctccttttccttttgcatccGAAGGGGCAGAATCATGGACCTGCTTCTCTTCTTCGGAGCCGTCTTCCTCGCGTCTGGAGTTCAGGCCTGCCCCAAAGTCTGCATCTGTGTGGCGAGGAGGAACTACAGCCGTCACATCGCAGACTGCTCTTACAAAGATCTGCACACCGTCCCCGTCGGCCTCCCCTCCAACGCCACCACCCTGACGTTGTCCGTCAACCGCATCGCCTCCCTCCAGGAAGACTCCTTCGTGGACCTGGGCAGCCTGCAGGGCCTGTGGCTGTCCTATAATGAGATCAGCACCATCGGGAAGGACACCTTCGGCTCCCTGGCCCAGCTGAGGAACCTGGACCTCAGCCACAACCAGATCACGGATTTCCCTTGGCAGGACTTGCGAAACCTGACCGCCCTGGAGCTACTGAAGTTCAGCAGCAACCATCTGGAGAAGGTTCCTGCAGAGGCCTTTTCCACGCTGAAGGAGCTGAGGTCTCTGTGGCTGGATAACAACAGGCTCGCCCTCCTCTCCGAGGGGACCTTTGACTCCACGCCTTTGCTGTCCTTGCTGCAGATCAACAACAACCCATTCCATTGCTCCTGCAAGCTCTGGTGGTTGAAGCAGTGGCTCAAGGGCACGTCCGTCTCCACCCCAGAGAAGGAATCCATCACTTGTGAGACTCCTAAGGACTTGAGAGGTCACGTTCTCGGGAGAACCCTGGCTCTGGACTGCACGCTCCCATCCGTCCAGCTGACCTACCACTCCATCTTGGACAATTCCGTCTTGCCCGATGGACTCAGCCTTCTTTTGGACTGCGGCGCTGTGGGGAATCCCCTGCCGGAGATCGGGTGGCGGATCCAGACGTCCGGCCAAACGGTAGCGATCAACGGGCCCAATGCGGAGGAGGGAGACTCTCTAGCCGCCGCGAGAACCGAGGAGGCCCCAGGGCGTTTCCGGGTCTTCAAGAACGGCTCCATGGCCATCTTGAAGTTCAGCAAGGCAGACGAGGGCGTCTACACCTGCCGGGCCGTGAATGACGTTGGGTCGCGGGAGGTGTCGGTCGAGGTGGCTTTGAGCAGCTCGGAAAACGCAGCGGATGACCTCCTCCGGAACGACATCCAGGCCAGCAGGCCCCGATCCCAGCCGTGCGACAAGGACGAGCTTTCCCAGCCGGAAGAAAAGCTGGTGGTCATCTACCTCACGCCGATGGGGTCCAAGGCGGCTACGAATGGAGGGATGCTTTGGGGACCTTGGCAGTGGGGCAGGTGGATTGTGCTTTTTTCAGTCGCTTTGTATCCTTAAAGCTCTTGAAATCTTGTTAGTGTAGAAATGTAGGCCTGGACTATGAAGGTAGAAAATGGAGACACACCTCTCGAACGGCACAGATTGGATCAGGGTTTTtccgcagcctctaatctggagaaccgggtttgattctccactcctccacatgatctCGGGTGGTCTTGGGCtggtcgcagttctctcagaggtgttctcgcagagcagtcctcccagagctctctcagcccccacctacctcgcggggtgtctgttgcggggagaggaagggaaaggtgtttgtaagcggctttggggctccttcgagtgctgaaaagcagggtataaataaatacttttcttCTATACATTCCCGTAGGTGGGGAGTCTGTAGGATAGTTCTGCATCCTGAAGCCCTGAATTTTGCATTTAGATTACATTCTTGTTCTAGTTGTAAAGCTAACAAAGGAatctagtttttttaaaaattgggagaaATCAAAGTTCTCAGGTAGGACTACAGCCCTGCAGTGGTGTGTTcaagaaatccctccccaaagagGATCACCATGTTCTTTCAATATTGGGTTCTCTAacttttctgagcctgtgggcccatttggaattctgacagggcctggtgagtgcagccacaaaatggctgccgagggaggtggcatcagccacaaaatggctgctgaaggaggtggagtcagccacaaaatggctgccgaaggaggtggagtcagccacaaaatggctgccgaaggaggtggagtcagccacaaaatggctgccgaaggaggtggagtcagccacaaaatggctgccgaaggaggtggagtcagccacaaaatggctgccaaaggaagaagagccagccacagCTTAATTTTGCGAGTAACACTGTAGAAACATCGGCTGCACTTGCAGCTGTGGcaaagcaacataaaaaaaatctgcacagccaatcaagtcTCCAAAAGCCACTCAATAcatttgctgggcaaaagccctacctctCAGCTCCTAAAAACGCTCGGCAG
This window of the Paroedura picta isolate Pp20150507F chromosome 18, Ppicta_v3.0, whole genome shotgun sequence genome carries:
- the LOC143828024 gene encoding immunoglobulin superfamily containing leucine-rich repeat protein-like is translated as MDLLLFFGAVFLASGVQACPKVCICVARRNYSRHIADCSYKDLHTVPVGLPSNATTLTLSVNRIASLQEDSFVDLGSLQGLWLSYNEISTIGKDTFGSLAQLRNLDLSHNQITDFPWQDLRNLTALELLKFSSNHLEKVPAEAFSTLKELRSLWLDNNRLALLSEGTFDSTPLLSLLQINNNPFHCSCKLWWLKQWLKGTSVSTPEKESITCETPKDLRGHVLGRTLALDCTLPSVQLTYHSILDNSVLPDGLSLLLDCGAVGNPLPEIGWRIQTSGQTVAINGPNAEEGDSLAAARTEEAPGRFRVFKNGSMAILKFSKADEGVYTCRAVNDVGSREVSVEVALSSSENAADDLLRNDIQASRPRSQPCDKDELSQPEEKLVVIYLTPMGSKAATNGGMLWGPWQWGRWIVLFSVALYP